From Chelatococcus sp. YT9, a single genomic window includes:
- a CDS encoding SDR family oxidoreductase — MFDLSGKFALVTGGASKLGRDAADVLAAAGCSVAVTSRDGEKARRSAAEIADRYGVRTVGIALDQSRFEPVRDAVTAVAEWTGGRLDILVNNSGGGSGGSVARLFERDPADIDALIRTNLTGAIYCCREAGRLMAQQGSGRIISIASIAAYVGRDRSIYDRNGLAGQPVDYAAAKAGILGLTRDLAAYLAPMGITVNAISPGGFERPDMPRGFVADYSHLTALGRMGRDGIDLKGAILFLASPASSYVTGQDILVDGGFTLWK; from the coding sequence TTGTTCGATTTGAGCGGCAAGTTCGCCTTGGTGACGGGCGGAGCCAGCAAGCTTGGCCGTGATGCGGCCGATGTTCTCGCCGCAGCAGGTTGTTCGGTGGCCGTGACGTCCCGGGACGGCGAAAAGGCGCGCCGCTCAGCTGCTGAAATCGCCGATCGTTATGGGGTGCGAACGGTTGGCATCGCGCTCGATCAGAGCCGTTTTGAACCGGTGCGCGATGCGGTGACCGCCGTCGCAGAATGGACGGGCGGGCGGCTCGATATTCTCGTCAACAACAGCGGCGGCGGCTCGGGCGGCAGCGTCGCGCGGCTGTTCGAGCGCGACCCCGCTGATATCGACGCCCTCATCCGCACAAATCTGACCGGCGCCATCTATTGCTGCCGGGAGGCCGGACGCCTGATGGCGCAGCAAGGGTCAGGCCGCATCATTTCGATTGCGTCCATCGCCGCCTATGTTGGAAGAGACCGCTCGATCTACGATCGCAATGGCCTCGCCGGCCAGCCTGTCGATTACGCCGCGGCCAAGGCGGGAATACTCGGCCTGACGCGCGATCTCGCGGCCTATCTCGCGCCGATGGGCATAACCGTCAATGCGATATCACCTGGCGGCTTCGAAAGACCCGACATGCCGCGCGGCTTCGTCGCGGACTATTCCCATCTGACCGCGCTGGGCCGCATGGGCCGCGATGGCATCGACCTCAAGGGAGCGATCCTCTTTCTGGCATCGCCGGCGTCAAGCTATGTGACCGGCCAGGATATTCTCGTCGATGGTGGTTTCACGCTGTGGAAATAG
- a CDS encoding dihydrodipicolinate synthase family protein has product MATRLRGNWATLLLPIADDDSIDFSRLKAEIDALIDAEVDGIYSNGTAGEFHNQTEAEYDRVQATLANACTAAGMPFVIGACHSDPMVSRQRVGRAVALKPCAIQIILPDWWPLTDAEAVDYLALIADEARGVPLVLYNPPHAKRVLTPPELQWVLARAPTVEAVKLGDGDAAWYASAREHLDGISLFVPGHHLATGMHEGVAAGAFSNVACLNPRGAQRWTDLMTTDIAACLDIEERLRTFIDTHVWPFRRDHGYSNAALDKLLAEIGDWAPVGTRLRRPYRFIEASEARRLRPVARQAVPELFV; this is encoded by the coding sequence ATGGCAACGCGGCTGCGCGGTAACTGGGCGACCCTGCTGCTGCCGATCGCCGATGATGACAGCATCGATTTCAGTCGTCTCAAGGCCGAGATCGATGCGCTGATCGATGCGGAGGTCGACGGCATCTACTCCAACGGTACGGCGGGCGAGTTCCACAACCAGACGGAAGCGGAATATGACCGTGTCCAGGCGACACTGGCGAACGCCTGCACGGCCGCCGGCATGCCCTTCGTCATCGGTGCCTGCCATTCCGATCCGATGGTGAGCCGTCAGCGTGTGGGCCGAGCGGTTGCGCTCAAGCCGTGCGCCATTCAGATCATCCTGCCCGACTGGTGGCCGCTGACCGATGCGGAAGCGGTGGACTATCTGGCACTCATCGCCGATGAGGCGAGGGGGGTGCCGCTGGTGCTCTACAATCCGCCGCACGCCAAGCGCGTGCTGACACCGCCCGAATTGCAATGGGTGTTGGCGCGGGCGCCAACGGTCGAAGCTGTCAAGCTGGGGGACGGCGATGCCGCCTGGTATGCGAGTGCCCGAGAGCATCTCGACGGCATCTCCCTGTTCGTGCCGGGACATCACCTAGCGACCGGCATGCACGAGGGGGTGGCCGCCGGTGCCTTCTCCAACGTCGCCTGCCTCAATCCGCGCGGCGCGCAACGCTGGACCGACCTGATGACAACCGATATCGCGGCCTGCCTCGACATCGAGGAACGCCTGCGGACATTCATCGACACCCATGTCTGGCCGTTCCGCCGTGACCATGGCTATTCCAACGCTGCGCTCGACAAGTTGCTGGCAGAAATCGGCGACTGGGCGCCGGTCGGCACGCGGCTGCGCCGTCCTTATCGCTTCATCGAGGCCAGCGAGGCGCGGCGTCTGCGCCCCGTCGCCCGGCAGGCCGTGCCGGAGCTTTTTGTCTGA
- a CDS encoding ABC transporter ATP-binding protein, which produces MTAAATLASSTQDAGIVVKGVSKIFDSEGRRVEALLDIDLEIGRGEFVSIVGPSGCGKSTLLRLIAGLMPTSSGQISVAGKVVAQPITDVGIVFQKPVLLEWRSVIDNLLLQPELRGLDPAAYRDRAIDLLAAVGLNGFEDVYPRQLSGGMQQRASIARALIHDPSLLLMDEPLGALDALTREQVRVDLEELWLATGKTVLFITHSIDEAVLLSDRVVIMSPRPGRIDRIIDIDIPRPRGLEGRNSKVFKEAEEEITRIFLERGVLKRGRPFAAIRKP; this is translated from the coding sequence ATGACTGCAGCGGCAACGCTCGCCTCAAGCACGCAGGACGCCGGCATCGTCGTCAAGGGCGTCTCGAAGATCTTCGACAGTGAGGGGCGCCGGGTCGAGGCGCTCCTCGATATTGATCTTGAGATCGGCAGGGGTGAATTCGTCTCGATCGTAGGACCTTCCGGTTGCGGCAAGAGCACCTTGCTGCGGTTAATCGCGGGACTAATGCCAACATCGAGCGGCCAGATCTCGGTGGCCGGCAAGGTCGTCGCTCAGCCCATAACCGATGTCGGCATCGTTTTTCAGAAGCCGGTTCTTCTGGAGTGGCGCAGTGTGATTGACAATCTGCTTCTCCAGCCTGAGTTGCGCGGGCTTGATCCCGCGGCTTATCGCGATCGTGCCATCGATCTCCTGGCCGCTGTCGGGCTCAACGGCTTCGAGGATGTCTATCCGCGCCAATTGTCCGGAGGCATGCAGCAGCGCGCCTCAATCGCGCGGGCGTTGATCCACGACCCCTCGCTTCTTCTGATGGACGAGCCTCTCGGCGCGCTCGACGCGCTGACGCGCGAGCAGGTGCGCGTCGACCTCGAGGAGCTGTGGCTTGCCACCGGCAAGACGGTCCTGTTCATCACCCACTCGATTGATGAAGCCGTGCTGCTTTCGGATCGCGTCGTCATCATGTCGCCGCGCCCTGGTCGAATCGATCGGATCATCGACATCGACATTCCACGGCCACGGGGGCTCGAAGGGCGCAATTCCAAAGTCTTCAAGGAAGCGGAAGAAGAAATCACGCGCATTTTCCTTGAGCGCGGTGTGCTGAAGCGTGGCCGGCCTTTCGCCGCCATCCGCAAGCCGTGA
- a CDS encoding ABC transporter substrate-binding protein, with translation MSPIKVSKGIKAFTTIAAGLMLSTSLAQAADQVSLRLNTILNGWHCPWHMARDKGWFKEAGIEIKEIGEGRGSADTAQLVAAGTDTFGLVDPAVVIAGVARGLPVKSVYSLINKSLLAVVSPADKPIKTAADLKGKQYVTLAGSGALQMFQAVLAANKMKPEDVKILTVDPAAQYATLMSGQVDAILIGLDGVPDLEARGFKYHAVTYPELGVNTISSSVATKSDLIESNPDLVKRFIAVTQRAWDHAIKNPDDVVKACLAVKPTSSEAAFRKQLTDVIGALRSENNKDKPLGFGAEKDWQMTLQVQKDYRGIKTDKPLTAFYTNEFVPQ, from the coding sequence ATGTCACCGATAAAAGTGTCAAAGGGGATCAAAGCTTTCACGACCATCGCTGCCGGTTTGATGCTCTCGACATCATTAGCCCAAGCTGCGGACCAGGTCAGTCTGCGCCTCAATACCATTCTCAACGGCTGGCACTGCCCATGGCACATGGCCCGCGACAAGGGTTGGTTCAAGGAAGCGGGCATCGAGATCAAGGAGATTGGCGAGGGACGTGGCTCGGCTGACACTGCCCAGCTCGTGGCAGCCGGAACGGACACATTCGGGCTCGTCGATCCCGCCGTCGTGATTGCTGGCGTGGCGCGCGGCCTTCCGGTGAAGTCCGTCTACAGCCTCATCAACAAGAGCCTGCTCGCCGTCGTGTCGCCTGCCGACAAGCCGATCAAGACCGCTGCGGACCTCAAGGGGAAGCAATATGTGACGCTTGCGGGCTCCGGTGCGCTGCAGATGTTCCAAGCCGTGCTGGCCGCCAACAAGATGAAGCCTGAAGACGTCAAGATCCTGACCGTCGACCCGGCCGCGCAATATGCGACGCTGATGAGCGGGCAGGTCGATGCCATTCTCATCGGCCTCGACGGCGTCCCGGATCTCGAGGCCCGCGGCTTCAAATATCACGCGGTCACCTATCCCGAGCTTGGTGTGAACACGATCTCGTCTTCCGTCGCCACAAAGTCCGACCTGATCGAGAGCAACCCGGACCTGGTGAAGCGCTTCATCGCGGTGACCCAGCGCGCCTGGGACCACGCCATCAAGAACCCTGACGATGTCGTCAAGGCCTGCCTCGCGGTCAAGCCGACAAGCTCGGAAGCAGCCTTTCGCAAGCAGCTTACGGACGTGATCGGCGCGCTTCGCTCTGAGAACAACAAGGACAAGCCGCTCGGCTTCGGCGCCGAGAAGGACTGGCAGATGACGCTGCAGGTGCAGAAGGATTATCGGGGCATCAAGACCGACAAGCCTCTGACGGCCTTCTATACGAATGAGTTCGTTCCCCAATGA
- a CDS encoding FAD-dependent oxidoreductase yields the protein MDVRSRSRISTDVVVAGGGAAGVAAAVTAARAGLRVTLVERYGFCGGGAVAGLSGTVCGLYEATDNRQARPRQVVFGFADEFVRALDVRGGLTAPLPYGKTWTRVHDPLVWREAADALLRDAGVEVIYHATVTGVLSEGEERIEGVALWTKQGPLEVRAGVTIDASGDADLVAMAGFPSFIGDQGRVQNPTMIFRMLGVDTERFVAAYGHDTIMPDAISKLIQAENGSGRYKLPRAKIWLFTTTRPGELLCNCTRVIGPDGRELNPLFWRDFSDAEIEGRLQMREYARFFRDHLAGCEDAFVNDTGVQVGVRQTRQIEGATKLTNSDVVAGRKRADGIARSPWPIELHAGAKPKVEWLLDDVYEVPYGCFVPQRGEGLIAAGRCLSAEHEAVASARVTAQCFSYGHAIGHAAVLAVRERMEPRAIDGADLRLLLNRDGGRLD from the coding sequence GTGGATGTTCGTTCACGCTCACGCATCAGCACGGATGTCGTTGTCGCCGGCGGAGGGGCCGCAGGCGTCGCCGCCGCGGTGACGGCGGCCCGTGCAGGTCTGCGCGTGACTTTGGTGGAGCGTTACGGTTTCTGTGGCGGCGGCGCGGTCGCCGGGCTGTCGGGGACTGTCTGTGGTCTCTATGAGGCGACGGACAACCGCCAAGCCCGACCACGCCAGGTCGTTTTCGGTTTCGCGGATGAGTTCGTGCGGGCGCTTGATGTGCGCGGCGGCCTCACCGCACCCCTGCCCTATGGCAAAACCTGGACGCGGGTTCACGACCCGCTCGTGTGGCGGGAGGCCGCCGACGCGCTGCTGCGAGACGCCGGCGTTGAAGTGATCTATCACGCCACCGTCACCGGCGTTCTCAGCGAAGGTGAAGAGCGAATCGAGGGCGTCGCGCTCTGGACCAAGCAAGGCCCGCTCGAGGTGCGCGCGGGGGTGACGATCGATGCCAGCGGCGACGCGGATCTCGTCGCCATGGCGGGTTTCCCGTCGTTCATTGGCGATCAAGGCCGCGTCCAGAACCCGACTATGATCTTCCGCATGCTGGGTGTCGACACCGAGCGCTTCGTAGCCGCCTACGGCCATGACACAATCATGCCCGACGCGATCTCGAAGCTGATCCAGGCGGAGAATGGGAGCGGCCGCTACAAGCTGCCGCGCGCCAAGATCTGGCTCTTCACGACAACACGGCCAGGTGAACTGCTCTGCAACTGCACCCGCGTCATTGGTCCGGACGGGCGCGAGCTCAATCCCTTGTTCTGGCGCGACTTTTCCGATGCCGAAATCGAGGGGCGGCTGCAGATGCGCGAATACGCGCGCTTCTTCCGCGACCATTTGGCCGGCTGCGAGGACGCCTTCGTCAACGATACCGGCGTGCAGGTCGGCGTGCGCCAGACACGCCAGATCGAGGGCGCGACCAAGCTCACCAACAGCGATGTCGTCGCTGGCCGCAAGCGTGCCGACGGCATCGCCCGCTCACCTTGGCCGATCGAGCTGCATGCCGGTGCCAAGCCCAAGGTCGAGTGGCTGCTCGATGATGTCTACGAGGTGCCCTACGGCTGTTTCGTGCCGCAGCGCGGCGAAGGCCTGATCGCTGCCGGCCGCTGTCTGTCCGCAGAGCACGAGGCCGTGGCCTCGGCCCGTGTGACGGCCCAGTGTTTTTCCTACGGCCACGCCATCGGCCACGCCGCGGTCCTCGCCGTCAGGGAGCGCATGGAGCCACGTGCCATAGACGGCGCGGACCTGCGCCTCCTGCTCAATCGCGACGGCGGGCGGCTGGATTGA
- a CDS encoding ABC transporter permease, which yields MTGQSAGQVSSSSSVETSARVGAAERTALQQGAPPKANALTAFLKRRKLVLMTLMIILIAWELAPRLLAIPDYLLPPPSQVFTAFLGQWQRTLAATWITTSVMLGGYFIAIVVSIPLALAIVSSRVVEDTVEPIMLVFQVIPKIAIAPLFIVWFGFGYTPKTMLVFLLAFFPITLSAVAGFRAVDPDIMDLARSTGTSTWTMFRKIKLPQALPQIFTGLKVGVALASTGAVVAEFIASDRGLGYLLLEWRGELDTPMVFAGVFVISLVGIIVYYFVEAIERFTIPWHVSQREPAAMSA from the coding sequence ATGACAGGGCAATCCGCGGGACAGGTGTCCTCATCCTCATCCGTCGAGACGAGTGCGCGCGTGGGCGCCGCAGAGCGCACTGCCCTTCAGCAGGGTGCTCCACCCAAGGCCAACGCGCTGACGGCTTTTCTCAAACGGCGCAAGCTCGTTCTCATGACATTGATGATCATCCTGATCGCCTGGGAATTGGCGCCCCGCCTGCTTGCGATTCCGGATTATCTGCTGCCGCCGCCATCGCAGGTGTTCACGGCCTTTCTCGGCCAGTGGCAGCGAACACTCGCGGCAACGTGGATCACCACATCGGTGATGCTGGGCGGCTATTTCATTGCAATTGTGGTCTCAATCCCGCTGGCGTTAGCCATCGTCTCCTCACGCGTCGTCGAGGACACGGTTGAGCCGATTATGCTCGTGTTCCAAGTCATTCCGAAAATTGCCATCGCGCCGCTGTTCATCGTGTGGTTCGGTTTCGGCTACACCCCGAAGACGATGCTGGTCTTTCTGCTCGCTTTCTTCCCCATCACGCTAAGCGCGGTTGCCGGGTTCCGCGCGGTCGATCCGGACATCATGGATCTCGCGCGCTCAACTGGCACCTCGACCTGGACGATGTTCCGCAAGATCAAGCTGCCGCAAGCGCTGCCGCAGATCTTCACTGGCCTTAAGGTGGGGGTCGCGCTTGCTTCAACAGGAGCCGTCGTCGCGGAGTTCATCGCGTCGGACAGGGGGCTCGGCTATCTGCTGCTTGAGTGGCGGGGTGAACTCGACACGCCAATGGTCTTTGCCGGCGTCTTCGTCATCAGTCTCGTTGGCATCATCGTCTACTATTTCGTCGAGGCAATCGAGCGTTTCACCATTCCCTGGCACGTCTCGCAGCGCGAGCCGGCGGCGATGAGCGCCTGA
- a CDS encoding N-acetylneuraminate lyase: protein MTQSPAQKFGGILSALVTPYRADFSINDEIIAGLVDHELGQGVAGFYVGGSTGEAFLQTPEERGRLIAGVARATRGRGTLIAHVGTIATEDTLTIARSAADAGFDAVSAIPPFYYDFSAAELIAHYKTLAAATPLPVIVYNFGGRTGKLGPNEILQLLDDPRVIGIKHTSQDFFQLERFKTHRPDAVIYNGYDEMCLGGLAMGADGAIGTTYNFMGHLFVALYTAFHEGRMADALALQKRANRVIEVLIDVGVFPATKGFLKLRGFDCGECRAPFRKLDANDWRKLEACAAEYLND, encoded by the coding sequence GTGACCCAGTCCCCGGCCCAGAAGTTCGGTGGCATCTTGTCGGCACTCGTCACGCCCTATCGCGCTGATTTCAGCATCAACGACGAGATCATTGCCGGCCTCGTCGACCATGAACTCGGCCAGGGGGTGGCGGGCTTTTACGTGGGAGGAAGCACAGGCGAGGCCTTCTTGCAAACGCCGGAGGAGCGGGGGCGCCTCATCGCCGGTGTCGCTCGCGCGACCCGTGGCCGCGGCACACTGATTGCCCATGTCGGCACCATCGCCACCGAGGATACGCTCACCATTGCCCGGTCGGCGGCCGATGCCGGGTTTGATGCCGTTTCGGCCATCCCGCCATTCTACTACGATTTCTCCGCCGCCGAGTTGATCGCGCACTACAAGACGCTGGCGGCGGCGACACCACTTCCCGTCATTGTCTATAATTTCGGCGGCCGCACGGGCAAGCTCGGGCCAAATGAGATCCTGCAACTGCTCGATGATCCCCGCGTCATCGGCATCAAGCACACTTCGCAGGATTTCTTCCAACTCGAACGCTTCAAGACGCATCGTCCTGACGCCGTGATCTACAACGGCTATGACGAGATGTGCCTAGGCGGCCTCGCCATGGGCGCCGATGGCGCCATTGGAACCACCTACAATTTCATGGGGCATCTTTTTGTGGCGCTGTACACGGCTTTCCACGAAGGTCGCATGGCCGATGCGCTTGCCCTGCAGAAGCGCGCCAATCGGGTCATCGAAGTACTGATCGACGTCGGCGTGTTCCCGGCCACCAAGGGCTTCCTGAAGCTCAGGGGCTTCGATTGTGGCGAATGCCGCGCGCCTTTCCGCAAGCTGGACGCCAACGATTGGCGGAAGCTCGAAGCCTGCGCCGCGGAGTATCTGAACGACTGA
- the nanR gene encoding transcriptional regulator NanR, giving the protein MSDSDQKLGPIARRKLSDEVVQRLEAAIRDGTFPPGSPLPSERELMTLFGVGRPSIREALYALQRIGLVRLATGERPRVTEPTARQVLRELDSTVRHWLEQAGAVRHFEQVRLFLEMGLVRYACANATDQQIAVLRDALQRNEAEIGNERQFALTDAAFHRVLAEMPANPVFVAMHDAAVEWIIGQRPPLDDPETNNRMSYAGHLAIFDAIAGRNADAAAEAMRRHLEEAYNRYARN; this is encoded by the coding sequence ATGAGCGATTCGGATCAAAAGCTTGGCCCCATTGCGCGGCGCAAGCTGTCGGACGAGGTCGTGCAGCGGCTTGAAGCAGCAATCCGCGATGGCACGTTCCCGCCGGGATCACCACTGCCCTCCGAGCGTGAACTGATGACGCTGTTCGGCGTGGGCCGTCCCTCGATCCGCGAGGCACTCTATGCATTGCAGCGCATCGGCCTCGTTCGGCTTGCGACTGGCGAGCGCCCGCGGGTGACGGAGCCTACGGCGCGCCAGGTCCTGCGCGAGCTCGACAGCACCGTTCGTCACTGGTTGGAGCAGGCCGGCGCAGTCCGGCACTTCGAGCAGGTGCGCCTTTTCCTTGAAATGGGACTCGTCCGTTACGCCTGTGCCAATGCTACCGACCAGCAAATTGCGGTATTGCGCGACGCGCTGCAGCGCAACGAGGCGGAGATCGGCAATGAGCGGCAATTCGCTCTCACAGATGCCGCGTTTCACCGCGTGCTTGCTGAAATGCCGGCCAACCCTGTCTTCGTTGCCATGCACGATGCGGCGGTGGAGTGGATCATCGGGCAACGCCCCCCTCTGGATGATCCCGAGACCAATAATCGCATGAGCTACGCCGGGCATCTCGCCATTTTCGATGCCATTGCCGGACGCAATGCCGACGCTGCCGCGGAAGCCATGCGCCGGCACCTCGAGGAAGCTTACAACCGCTACGCCCGTAATTGA
- a CDS encoding enoyl-CoA hydratase/isomerase family protein, with product MNDATPSPSALVGFDQRNGIAVLTLNRPERRNALGTETMRALAQALDVAESDQAVGAIVLTGAAPAFCAGSDLKELGRLSVDGMRRHEAETAAIARRIGVLSKPVIAAVEGFALGGGFILAASCDVVVTAENARWHLPEVPNGWLPPWGLGALVARIGPTKARLLTWGAEPIDGTEALRLGVADFSAPAGEALARATALAEKFAALPREAVASTKRFFEPFATLDGERLDHLAGHMFAADCAGPPAKATLQRFVVKS from the coding sequence ATGAATGATGCCACTCCTTCGCCCAGTGCCCTCGTCGGTTTCGACCAACGGAACGGGATCGCTGTCCTCACGCTCAACCGGCCGGAACGCCGCAACGCGCTCGGGACGGAAACCATGCGCGCTCTCGCCCAGGCGCTCGACGTCGCCGAGAGCGATCAAGCGGTGGGCGCCATCGTTCTGACGGGGGCGGCGCCTGCCTTCTGCGCCGGCAGCGACCTCAAGGAACTCGGCCGCCTCTCTGTAGATGGGATGCGTCGCCATGAGGCCGAGACAGCCGCGATCGCTCGCCGCATCGGCGTCCTGAGCAAGCCGGTAATCGCGGCCGTCGAGGGCTTCGCGCTCGGTGGCGGCTTCATCCTGGCGGCTTCGTGCGATGTCGTCGTCACTGCCGAGAACGCGCGCTGGCACCTGCCAGAGGTGCCAAACGGCTGGCTGCCTCCATGGGGTCTCGGAGCCCTAGTGGCCCGCATCGGCCCGACCAAGGCGCGCCTTCTCACCTGGGGGGCGGAACCGATCGATGGCACGGAAGCGCTACGGCTTGGCGTTGCCGATTTCAGCGCGCCGGCCGGCGAAGCGCTAGCCCGCGCAACCGCGCTGGCGGAGAAATTCGCAGCTTTGCCGCGCGAGGCCGTCGCTTCGACCAAACGCTTTTTTGAACCCTTTGCGACGCTCGATGGTGAGCGGCTCGATCATCTGGCGGGCCACATGTTCGCCGCCGATTGCGCTGGACCACCAGCGAAAGCGACCTTGCAACGTTTCGTGGTGAAGTCATGA
- a CDS encoding GntR family transcriptional regulator, with protein MTDLTTSPVEQASDSLAEIAYRRIEEMIVTRELLPGSMISENQLADELNCGRTPIREALQRLKLEGFVEIHPRRGALVTPVDVMRQLELLEVRRPLEDLVARLAAERATPDERREMLRLADEITAAAERGDQRAYLSANRAIHDIRTKASRNQMLTRTMGLVLGLSRRFWYAYIQDTGSFTVAAALHNDILQAIAAGSAKDAAVAVSRLLDFLESLTRRAIERQL; from the coding sequence ATGACCGATCTGACCACATCACCGGTAGAACAGGCCTCGGATTCACTCGCGGAAATCGCTTATCGTCGGATCGAGGAAATGATCGTGACCCGCGAGCTCCTCCCAGGCTCGATGATTTCCGAAAACCAGCTTGCCGATGAACTCAACTGCGGTCGAACGCCAATTCGCGAGGCGCTGCAGCGATTGAAGCTGGAGGGATTCGTCGAGATCCATCCAAGGCGCGGCGCCCTGGTGACGCCTGTCGACGTGATGCGACAGCTCGAGCTTCTGGAGGTCCGGCGCCCGCTGGAGGATCTGGTCGCGCGGCTGGCGGCCGAACGCGCGACGCCTGACGAGCGGCGCGAGATGCTGCGTTTGGCTGATGAGATCACCGCCGCCGCGGAGCGTGGTGATCAGCGGGCCTATCTCAGCGCCAACAGGGCAATCCACGATATCCGCACCAAGGCCTCGCGCAACCAGATGCTCACACGCACGATGGGGCTGGTGCTCGGCCTATCTCGGCGATTCTGGTATGCCTATATTCAGGACACGGGCAGCTTCACGGTCGCTGCAGCGCTTCACAACGACATTCTGCAGGCTATCGCGGCCGGTTCCGCAAAGGACGCCGCGGTGGCGGTGTCGAGGCTTCTCGATTTCCTCGAAAGCCTGACACGGCGCGCTATCGAGCGGCAGCTCTAG
- a CDS encoding CoA-transferase has translation MIKIVDAAEAVASIPDGATVASVGVIGWITPDKVLKALGDRFRATSHPRDLTFYFPCGTGDAQGVKGMDHVAQEGLMKRIVTGSYINPVDPVTGRRPELMRLVRENRIEAYSWPIGASMHWLREVARKSPGYMTRVGVGTYIDPDHGGGKFTSKAEENLVRKIEFDGETLLYYPTWPLDVAIVRASSADEHGNLSFEDEALVSSNLGLVLAAKASGGRVIAQVRRILPAGERPASGVAIPGMFIDTIVVDPAMMMATETPFDPAYFSGVRRPLCDLPRPAPGPDKVIAARAAREVRKRELSIFGFGAAADIPLVMAELGLFDDGALADYYFTTEHGSYGGVVMSGWQFSANLNPDAIMDGLYQFDAIDGGLCRFAALAFAEFDATGVVNVSRFGNANPGAGGFIDIAHNARRLVFTGTFTTGGLDARVEGSALRIIRDGRVSKFVETAESVTYRVFEGLAERGQSALVVTERAVFEATPQGLVLTEVAPGVDVRSHILDRMAYAPVAIRDPLPLMDAHHFASETHPLDMAV, from the coding sequence ATGATCAAGATCGTCGATGCAGCCGAGGCCGTAGCCAGCATCCCCGATGGCGCCACAGTCGCTTCCGTCGGGGTCATTGGCTGGATCACGCCGGACAAGGTGCTGAAAGCCTTGGGGGATCGCTTCCGCGCCACCAGCCATCCGCGGGATCTCACCTTCTATTTTCCATGCGGCACCGGTGACGCGCAGGGTGTGAAGGGCATGGACCATGTGGCTCAGGAAGGCCTCATGAAGCGGATCGTCACCGGCTCCTACATCAATCCGGTCGATCCCGTCACCGGCCGCCGGCCGGAACTGATGCGCCTCGTCCGGGAGAACCGGATCGAAGCCTATTCCTGGCCGATCGGTGCCTCCATGCACTGGCTGCGCGAGGTCGCCCGCAAGAGCCCCGGCTATATGACGCGGGTCGGCGTCGGCACCTATATCGATCCGGACCACGGCGGTGGCAAGTTCACGTCGAAGGCCGAGGAAAACCTCGTCCGCAAGATCGAATTTGACGGCGAGACACTTCTCTACTATCCGACCTGGCCTCTCGACGTGGCCATCGTGCGGGCATCGAGCGCCGACGAGCACGGCAATCTCTCCTTCGAAGACGAGGCCCTGGTGTCGTCCAACCTTGGCCTCGTGCTGGCAGCCAAGGCCAGCGGCGGCCGCGTCATCGCGCAGGTGCGCCGCATCCTGCCAGCAGGCGAGCGTCCCGCTTCCGGCGTCGCCATTCCGGGCATGTTCATCGATACCATCGTGGTCGACCCCGCGATGATGATGGCAACGGAGACGCCCTTCGATCCCGCCTATTTCAGCGGTGTGCGCCGTCCCCTCTGCGACTTGCCGCGTCCCGCCCCGGGGCCGGACAAGGTCATCGCGGCCCGTGCCGCACGCGAGGTCCGCAAACGCGAACTGTCGATCTTCGGTTTCGGCGCCGCAGCCGATATCCCCCTTGTCATGGCGGAGCTGGGTCTGTTCGATGACGGCGCACTCGCCGACTATTACTTTACCACGGAGCACGGCTCCTACGGCGGCGTCGTCATGTCAGGGTGGCAGTTCTCGGCGAACCTCAATCCCGATGCCATCATGGACGGCCTTTACCAGTTCGACGCGATCGACGGCGGCCTGTGCCGTTTCGCGGCGCTCGCCTTCGCGGAATTCGACGCCACCGGAGTGGTCAATGTCAGCCGTTTCGGAAACGCCAATCCAGGCGCGGGCGGCTTCATCGATATCGCCCATAACGCGCGCCGCCTTGTTTTCACGGGCACCTTCACGACGGGTGGTCTCGACGCCCGTGTCGAGGGCAGTGCGCTGCGTATCATCCGCGACGGCCGCGTCTCGAAATTCGTCGAGACGGCCGAAAGCGTGACCTACCGCGTGTTCGAGGGACTAGCGGAACGCGGCCAATCCGCGCTCGTCGTGACCGAGCGCGCGGTTTTCGAGGCAACACCGCAGGGCCTTGTGCTGACCGAGGTGGCGCCCGGTGTCGATGTGCGCAGCCATATCCTGGACCGCATGGCCTACGCACCGGTCGCCATCCGCGATCCGCTACCGCTGATGGACGCGCACCATTTCGCATCCGAAACCCACCCGCTCGACATGGCCGTTTGA